Proteins encoded within one genomic window of Candidatus Neomarinimicrobiota bacterium:
- a CDS encoding T9SS type A sorting domain-containing protein, producing the protein MVSFELETRVGIKVIFSDTGLIHIYFSRRSPTVFRIQCPFGRVGSPRFQRDSVPPTSGSPIRGTITIGRTRSLSRQSGANVGKSYPRHKTSLSFEKGALIRLLSCLPYPYPNPFNPGSTLRYDLPRITDVSLVVYDLLGRELVRLVDSRLGSGYHWAIWNGRTADGDQASAGIYIARLTTPQHYPDSYIRFLKQISIF; encoded by the coding sequence ATGGTGAGTTTTGAGCTGGAAACAAGAGTCGGGATTAAAGTCATTTTTTCGGATACGGGCCTGATACACATTTATTTTTCTCGAAGGTCACCCACTGTATTTAGGATCCAGTGTCCCTTTGGACGTGTAGGTTCGCCCCGCTTTCAGCGGGATTCAGTCCCGCCAACGTCGGGAAGTCCTATCCGCGGCACCATCACCATCGGTAGGACGAGAAGTTTATCCCGACAGAGCGGAGCGAACGTCGGGAAGTCCTATCCGCGGCACAAGACTTCGCTTTCCTTCGAGAAAGGAGCCCTGATAAGGCTGCTTTCATGCCTGCCCTACCCATACCCCAATCCCTTCAATCCCGGCTCCACCCTGCGCTATGACCTACCCCGTATCACTGATGTGTCACTGGTGGTGTACGATTTGCTGGGCCGGGAGCTGGTCCGGCTGGTGGACAGCAGGCTAGGGTCCGGCTATCATTGGGCCATCTGGAACGGCCGGACAGCCGATGGGGACCAAGCCTCGGCCGGCATCTACATCGCCCGCTTAACGACGCCGCAGCATTACCCTGATAGCTATATCAGATTTCTGAAACAAATATCAATTTTCTGA